Proteins encoded together in one Chitinophaga sp. LS1 window:
- a CDS encoding glycosyl hydrolase family 8 — MILRSAILAISVCCIVNSSVQAQNKPFPQAVTYANCIKPSNVTQASMNTSVASYYDYWKSKYVKTLSTLSGGYYIKGEISGDAEGYTPLGSSEGQGYGMVITVLMAGYDPNAKTIYDGLFKTARAFHSSINTNLMGWVVADATGAQGHFDSATDGDVDIAYSLILAHYQWGSNGTINYLNEAKKMITNGLKVANVTSTNRLNLGDWDSKSALNTRPSDWMLSHLHAFYQETGDATWLTLINNLYSVYNSFTATYSPNTGLISDFVVKNPPEPAPQNYIDEGPQTNEYNYNACRVPLRVVMDYALYGSSSAYTLANKMASWIITKSGGNPSSIKDGYKLNGTTTGSDPEAVFVAPFVAASVVNSNNQSFLNSGWTFLTTKKSGYYSDSYSLLCQLFISGNWWKPEATAGTCVPVSASGDDGNVAANVLDGSLDTRWSSSGDGQYLQFCLDAATTVTGADIAFYQGNTRVATFDIQTSTNGSTWTNAATGLKSSGTSTASESFPITPVSAKYVKIVGHGNSVNAWNSITEVQIKKSGSSVPQLVINTSPAKKAATEDVSLLKTENVSLLKTDNVSLLKTAVEKLSVVNVYPNPFSQRMTIQFTLQDAGQTSLIVYAIDGHPVRVLANEILNAGQYTRTFNGAGVPAGIYLLKLVHNGKMINKKIVKN, encoded by the coding sequence ATGATCCTACGATCTGCTATATTGGCGATCAGCGTATGCTGTATTGTCAATAGTTCTGTACAAGCGCAAAACAAACCTTTTCCACAGGCAGTCACTTATGCCAATTGTATCAAACCCAGTAATGTAACGCAGGCTTCGATGAATACCAGTGTTGCGAGTTATTATGATTACTGGAAATCAAAGTATGTAAAAACGTTGTCAACTCTCTCCGGTGGTTATTATATCAAGGGAGAGATCAGCGGGGATGCAGAGGGTTATACCCCTTTGGGTTCTTCTGAGGGGCAGGGTTATGGCATGGTAATTACCGTGCTGATGGCGGGTTATGACCCGAATGCAAAAACTATCTATGATGGGTTGTTTAAGACGGCGAGAGCATTCCATAGCTCCATCAATACGAATCTCATGGGTTGGGTAGTGGCGGATGCCACCGGTGCGCAGGGGCATTTTGATTCTGCAACGGATGGTGATGTGGATATTGCGTATTCCTTGATTTTAGCCCATTATCAGTGGGGTTCCAATGGAACCATCAATTACCTCAATGAGGCAAAGAAAATGATCACTAACGGGCTAAAAGTGGCCAATGTGACCAGTACCAATCGTTTGAACCTGGGTGACTGGGATAGTAAGAGTGCACTCAATACCAGACCGTCTGACTGGATGCTGAGTCACTTACATGCTTTCTACCAGGAAACAGGAGATGCCACATGGTTGACACTGATTAATAACCTCTATAGTGTGTACAATTCATTTACTGCCACCTATTCGCCAAATACAGGGCTGATCTCTGACTTTGTGGTAAAGAATCCACCTGAGCCAGCGCCACAGAATTATATCGATGAAGGACCGCAAACAAACGAGTATAATTACAATGCCTGCCGGGTGCCATTGCGGGTAGTGATGGATTATGCATTGTATGGTTCTTCCAGTGCATATACACTGGCGAATAAAATGGCGTCATGGATTATTACTAAAAGTGGAGGCAATCCTTCCAGTATTAAAGATGGGTATAAATTGAATGGTACTACTACTGGTTCTGATCCTGAGGCCGTATTTGTAGCGCCTTTTGTAGCGGCGTCTGTGGTGAATAGCAATAATCAGTCATTTTTGAATAGTGGCTGGACTTTTTTGACTACTAAGAAATCCGGGTATTATAGTGATTCTTATAGTTTGCTTTGTCAATTGTTTATTTCCGGTAACTGGTGGAAACCAGAGGCGACTGCGGGTACCTGTGTTCCGGTGAGTGCCAGTGGGGATGATGGCAATGTAGCGGCGAATGTACTGGATGGTAGTTTAGATACGAGATGGTCTTCATCCGGCGACGGGCAGTATCTGCAGTTTTGTCTGGATGCTGCGACGACGGTGACAGGTGCGGATATTGCATTTTATCAGGGAAATACGAGAGTGGCAACTTTTGATATCCAGACAAGCACAAATGGGAGTACATGGACGAATGCTGCGACTGGTTTAAAAAGTAGTGGTACTTCAACTGCATCAGAGAGCTTTCCTATTACACCTGTAAGTGCGAAGTATGTGAAGATCGTAGGGCATGGAAATAGTGTGAATGCATGGAATAGTATTACGGAAGTGCAGATTAAGAAAAGTGGTAGCAGTGTGCCACAGCTTGTAATTAATACTTCACCGGCTAAAAAAGCAGCAACAGAGGATGTATCACTCTTAAAAACGGAAAATGTTTCACTGTTAAAAACAGATAATGTCTCCCTTTTAAAAACTGCTGTTGAAAAATTATCTGTTGTCAATGTTTATCCAAATCCATTCTCTCAGCGTATGACAATTCAATTCACCTTGCAGGATGCAGGGCAGACTTCGCTGATTGTGTATGCGATTGATGGACATCCTGTGCGGGTATTGGCCAATGAGATATTGAATGCGGGGCAGTATACAAGGACTTTTAATGGTGCGGGTGTTCCGGCGGGCATCTATTTATTAAAGCTGGTGCATAATGGAAAGATGATCAATAAAAAGATCGTTAAAAACTAA
- a CDS encoding DUF6046 domain-containing protein, whose protein sequence is MALNIDISSTFTSTFGYTPETLNVLTQPDMNKRGTSYFGKETWNKAYFMAVKIGPLELYNPVISISNQKTIVQTALVNRSGTVKEMISKEDYKINIKGIILREDNAFPDGEISDLLDLYNRNEALPIVCALTSLIFDEGEKVVITDLSFPPSPGTKNIQAYEMNLISDLKFILNKA, encoded by the coding sequence ATGGCACTAAATATCGATATCAGCAGCACCTTCACCAGCACCTTTGGCTATACCCCCGAAACCCTTAATGTGCTCACACAGCCTGATATGAACAAACGGGGCACCAGTTACTTTGGCAAAGAAACCTGGAACAAAGCCTATTTCATGGCGGTAAAGATCGGGCCACTTGAACTGTATAACCCCGTTATCAGTATCAGCAATCAAAAGACAATTGTACAAACAGCACTGGTAAACCGGTCCGGTACGGTGAAGGAAATGATCAGCAAAGAGGATTATAAAATAAACATCAAAGGCATTATTCTCCGCGAGGACAACGCTTTTCCTGATGGTGAAATCAGCGACCTGCTGGACCTGTATAACAGGAACGAAGCACTGCCTATTGTCTGCGCACTGACCTCGCTCATCTTTGACGAAGGTGAAAAAGTAGTGATCACCGATCTTTCTTTTCCTCCATCACCAGGTACAAAAAATATACAAGCTTATGAAATGAACCTCATCAGCGATTTGAAATTCATCTTAAACAAAGCTTAG
- a CDS encoding Crp/Fnr family transcriptional regulator: MDLLGFLRQEFDLPANICSELELAFTCETLPKHHKLLLPDSLSKKVYFIESGLLRSYYTKDDKDITHFFFSENSFSLSIESVFYNTPSPIGLELLEPSTLRWIYFNDLEIYINKYNQLEKLMRILLIDVMKKLSERLYMTQFQSAQERYKTILEKHPDILLRAPLGHIASYIGITQQRLSVIRSQK; the protein is encoded by the coding sequence ATGGATTTATTAGGTTTTCTGCGTCAGGAATTCGATCTGCCTGCCAACATCTGCTCAGAACTGGAACTGGCTTTCACCTGCGAGACCCTTCCCAAACACCATAAACTTCTGCTACCGGATTCTTTGTCGAAAAAAGTATACTTTATTGAGTCCGGATTGCTACGGTCTTATTACACAAAAGACGACAAAGACATCACCCATTTCTTCTTTTCTGAGAATTCGTTTAGTCTTTCAATTGAGAGCGTCTTTTATAACACGCCCTCCCCCATCGGCCTGGAATTGTTAGAACCCTCAACCCTCCGCTGGATCTACTTCAATGACCTGGAAATTTACATCAACAAATATAACCAACTGGAAAAACTGATGCGGATACTCCTGATTGACGTCATGAAAAAATTGTCAGAAAGGTTGTATATGACTCAGTTTCAGTCGGCCCAGGAAAGGTATAAAACCATACTGGAAAAGCACCCTGACATACTATTGAGAGCCCCATTAGGTCATATCGCATCTTACATCGGCATCACCCAGCAAAGACTGAGTGTGATCAGGAGTCAGAAATAA
- a CDS encoding type IX secretion system membrane protein PorP/SprF, translated as MKQRSITILVFFLFFLRAHAQQEVQFSQYVFNGLSVNPAYAGYKEELYLHSSYRQQWAGFPGAPVTGTISADGLTDYSDGRVGWGVLTAFEKLGPQSSTALFVNYSYRMPMDWEGEKTLAVGLGVGVTNYSVDGSNRKYVDADDPDVILGRQSTLVPDARVGLYYNSATSFVGVSVLNLFSAYTSGKIFLGNGLLYSTLRKSRHLYLSAGTIFSLNQEVQLKPSIMVKGDFKGPVNVDVNVFVLLQETLWLGASYRTGFNYPGNTNLQPNLDPNNAFSLMMEVYANDNFRIGYSYDFSTSGISRYQRGSHELSLGITIPSSASMNKVQCPRHF; from the coding sequence ATGAAACAAAGGAGTATCACCATATTAGTTTTCTTCCTGTTCTTCCTGCGGGCGCACGCACAGCAGGAGGTGCAGTTCAGTCAGTACGTTTTTAACGGACTGAGTGTAAATCCTGCCTATGCAGGATACAAGGAAGAACTATACCTGCACAGTAGCTACAGGCAGCAGTGGGCAGGGTTTCCGGGGGCACCGGTCACTGGTACGATCTCGGCGGATGGTTTGACAGATTATTCAGATGGAAGAGTCGGATGGGGGGTGTTAACGGCTTTTGAAAAATTAGGTCCGCAATCTTCCACAGCACTGTTTGTGAACTATTCATACCGTATGCCTATGGATTGGGAAGGTGAAAAAACACTGGCAGTTGGTTTGGGTGTCGGTGTCACGAATTACAGTGTGGATGGCAGCAATCGTAAATATGTAGATGCAGATGATCCTGACGTAATACTGGGTCGTCAATCTACATTAGTACCTGATGCACGGGTCGGCCTTTATTATAACTCCGCTACTTCATTTGTAGGTGTGTCTGTATTGAATTTATTTTCTGCTTATACCAGCGGCAAGATCTTTTTAGGGAATGGATTGTTGTATTCTACCTTACGCAAATCCAGGCACCTGTATCTCTCCGCGGGTACCATATTTTCACTAAACCAGGAAGTGCAGTTAAAACCTTCCATCATGGTAAAAGGCGACTTTAAAGGACCTGTAAATGTCGATGTGAATGTCTTCGTTTTATTGCAGGAGACTTTGTGGCTGGGTGCCTCTTACCGTACAGGGTTCAATTATCCCGGAAATACGAATTTACAGCCCAATTTAGACCCTAACAATGCCTTTAGCCTGATGATGGAGGTCTATGCAAATGACAACTTCAGAATTGGCTATTCTTACGACTTTTCGACCAGTGGAATTTCACGATATCAACGGGGGTCACATGAGCTCTCTTTAGGCATTACCATCCCCAGTAGCGCCAGCATGAATAAGGTACAATGCCCTCGTCATTTTTAA
- a CDS encoding gliding motility-associated C-terminal domain-containing protein, translating into MQAAYPQQGYIYLHVNSQDDTISPDFQFSLNGSTDFILNDIPSTLNPISDIGAGERGELWASLQSSYTVYRRPSGSSQWTSTSYQAVAIDGAGTGQFVSVDATGTAYFFDGTTLNTIYRPSFHAGTVAVDIAYGSGRIAITRGDGSILTNTSTAAPYGDSWAQLLGISAAATRLDIQPYTGTVVYVGNGVYTIPFTGGTPTNISTTAYTDIAIDGQSYIYANGAYYNGTTWTTDATAKSDLTKTTAYDGAVWSSNNTTIYSRTTTSWLDGERIRTTQKDNSVIIPVTAGTYNLTATGVCGWKLSSYSIYDPDGSTATVNAISVAAGEIVHIVANEDKVPTTAITITGDSTLCENNQISLNVSVAGGTWSSNNTPVAVVDGSGTVNGISGGIATIKYQVVTTGCTDSATKKVYVSSAPTFTLTPANVTCNGLKDGIIRVVASSTGNQYAINGGAWQTDSVFKGLAPGTYSIAVTGANGCVSNTQTAIITEPDVIGITVSQISVGCPGDATGSLTAVATGGVGPYTLQWSTGATTSTIGRLPEGTYSITVKDANTCSAAIRVKLVSVISLFIINTPVKQVGGQIVITGTTLPNASVIVSFPDGTTTSTHADAYGKYSTISANAQPNGSVYVTVTDASTKATCTRYVAFTEAPTADVSIVKTLETVGTIGIGDEISFLLTVYNKGLDNATSLIITDDFPYNLSFATALTPSTGYVTYNAAVNEVVWNIDTLKVLKSATLSFRARVTAAGVLQNTAIVSASETDPDNSNNSSTVATPAISATFFVPNVITPNGDGKNDQFVIKGLDLYPGSQLEIFNRWGNQVYRSENYNNNWKGEGLSAGIYYYVLRINMAGGPQLYKGYIELITR; encoded by the coding sequence GTGCAAGCAGCATACCCACAGCAAGGTTACATCTACTTACACGTTAACAGCCAGGATGATACCATATCGCCCGATTTCCAATTCTCACTGAATGGAAGCACGGATTTTATTCTCAATGACATTCCTTCTACATTGAATCCCATCAGCGACATTGGCGCTGGTGAGCGGGGAGAGCTATGGGCCAGTCTCCAATCCAGCTATACCGTTTATCGTCGTCCTTCAGGAAGTAGTCAGTGGACCAGTACGAGCTACCAGGCAGTGGCCATCGATGGCGCCGGCACCGGTCAGTTTGTAAGTGTGGATGCTACCGGTACGGCTTACTTCTTCGACGGTACTACCCTCAATACAATTTATCGCCCTTCTTTTCACGCAGGTACTGTTGCGGTGGATATCGCCTATGGCAGTGGCCGTATCGCCATTACCAGGGGAGATGGCAGTATCCTGACGAATACCAGTACTGCCGCACCCTATGGCGATAGCTGGGCGCAACTATTGGGTATCAGTGCCGCAGCTACCCGTTTGGATATTCAGCCTTATACCGGCACCGTTGTCTATGTAGGGAACGGGGTATATACTATTCCGTTTACCGGCGGTACGCCTACGAATATAAGTACCACGGCATACACCGATATCGCCATTGATGGCCAAAGTTACATCTATGCGAATGGAGCTTATTACAATGGCACCACCTGGACCACAGATGCCACCGCAAAATCTGATCTGACTAAAACGACCGCCTATGATGGTGCTGTTTGGAGCAGTAACAATACCACGATCTATAGCCGTACCACTACCAGCTGGCTGGATGGCGAAAGGATCCGGACTACTCAGAAAGATAATAGTGTGATTATACCAGTTACTGCCGGCACCTATAACCTGACCGCCACAGGTGTTTGTGGCTGGAAGCTAAGCAGCTATTCCATTTATGATCCTGATGGCTCCACAGCCACCGTAAATGCTATTTCTGTAGCTGCCGGCGAAATCGTACACATCGTAGCCAATGAAGATAAAGTACCCACTACTGCCATTACCATCACCGGAGACAGTACCCTGTGTGAAAATAACCAGATTTCCCTAAACGTATCGGTAGCCGGAGGTACGTGGAGTAGCAATAATACCCCCGTTGCCGTTGTAGATGGCAGTGGCACCGTAAATGGGATATCAGGAGGCATCGCCACGATTAAATACCAGGTCGTGACAACTGGTTGTACTGACTCTGCGACAAAGAAAGTCTATGTCTCCTCTGCCCCTACTTTCACCCTCACACCTGCAAACGTGACATGTAATGGGTTGAAAGATGGTATTATCAGGGTAGTTGCTTCCAGCACCGGAAATCAATATGCCATTAATGGCGGTGCATGGCAGACAGACTCTGTATTCAAAGGACTGGCTCCCGGCACTTATAGTATTGCGGTAACAGGTGCCAATGGTTGTGTATCCAATACACAAACTGCCATCATCACAGAACCGGATGTAATCGGTATCACCGTATCACAAATATCCGTTGGTTGCCCCGGCGATGCGACGGGTAGCCTGACCGCCGTTGCGACTGGTGGGGTAGGGCCATATACGCTGCAATGGAGTACAGGAGCAACTACCAGCACCATTGGCAGATTGCCGGAAGGTACTTACAGCATCACTGTAAAAGATGCGAATACCTGCTCTGCGGCTATCAGGGTAAAGCTGGTATCTGTGATCTCGCTGTTTATTATCAACACACCTGTAAAACAGGTAGGTGGGCAGATTGTCATCACCGGCACTACACTCCCCAATGCATCTGTCATCGTGAGCTTTCCTGATGGCACTACTACCAGTACCCATGCAGATGCATACGGTAAGTACAGTACGATTTCTGCCAACGCACAACCCAATGGCAGTGTATATGTTACTGTCACCGACGCCAGTACAAAAGCAACCTGTACCCGTTACGTAGCCTTCACCGAAGCACCCACCGCGGATGTAAGCATTGTGAAGACACTGGAAACAGTCGGCACCATCGGTATCGGGGATGAAATTTCCTTCCTGCTCACCGTGTATAACAAAGGACTGGACAATGCCACTTCCCTGATCATCACAGATGATTTTCCATACAACCTGTCTTTTGCCACAGCACTTACACCTTCTACAGGTTATGTTACCTACAATGCGGCCGTGAATGAAGTAGTGTGGAACATCGATACACTGAAGGTGTTGAAATCAGCTACCTTATCATTCAGGGCCCGTGTTACAGCAGCGGGTGTATTGCAAAATACGGCCATTGTTTCTGCCAGCGAAACAGATCCTGACAATTCAAATAATTCAAGTACAGTGGCCACACCTGCCATCAGTGCGACTTTTTTTGTACCTAATGTGATCACTCCCAATGGCGATGGAAAGAACGATCAGTTCGTGATCAAAGGACTGGACCTCTATCCCGGATCGCAACTGGAGATCTTTAATCGTTGGGGCAACCAGGTGTATCGTAGTGAGAATTACAATAACAATTGGAAAGGAGAGGGGCTGAGTGCAGGCATTTATTACTATGTGCTCAGGATTAATATGGCTGGTGGGCCACAGTTATACAAGGGATATATAGAACTGATTACGAGATAG
- a CDS encoding efflux RND transporter periplasmic adaptor subunit: MLQKCTCWLAAIVIFTSSCHTGGKPSSTQDAAIPVITQTVQNTTASHAINISGNIEGSKTVHLGFMVAGKINYIAADEGQTIASGQLLASLDPQNYAIAKEMADASTNQAQDEFNRLKLMYDRKSISESDFSKITNTLAQARAQQKLQAKNLSDTKLFSPISGVLLKKSAEAGEITSAGMPLFTVSDIRTVKVNAYIPESELNNVKLGQEAAVLVGAVNETFHGKVTEVGAAADAAARAFTVKITLDNPHLLIRPGMIAEIKLASGNVSNILAIPVEAVMHDIDGQTYVYAVDPQRHQAFKRKVSVGQLNGNLMEITSGLNAGEQIVTGGQQKLNDGAVVSLSK; this comes from the coding sequence ATGTTACAGAAATGTACCTGCTGGCTAGCTGCCATCGTCATCTTTACCAGCAGTTGTCATACAGGAGGCAAACCATCCTCCACCCAGGATGCTGCCATTCCCGTGATCACCCAGACCGTTCAGAACACCACCGCCAGCCATGCCATCAACATCAGCGGCAATATAGAAGGTAGTAAAACCGTACATCTTGGTTTTATGGTAGCCGGGAAGATCAATTATATCGCTGCCGACGAAGGACAGACCATTGCCAGCGGGCAATTACTTGCCAGTCTCGACCCGCAGAACTATGCCATTGCCAAGGAAATGGCGGATGCCAGTACCAACCAGGCACAGGATGAATTCAATCGTCTGAAACTCATGTATGACCGCAAGAGCATCAGTGAGAGCGACTTTAGCAAGATCACCAATACCCTTGCACAGGCACGTGCACAGCAAAAACTACAAGCCAAGAACCTTTCCGATACAAAACTCTTTAGTCCTATCAGCGGGGTTTTACTAAAGAAGAGCGCTGAAGCGGGTGAGATCACCAGTGCAGGAATGCCACTCTTCACCGTGTCAGATATTCGTACTGTGAAGGTGAATGCCTACATCCCGGAGAGTGAACTGAATAATGTGAAGCTGGGACAGGAAGCTGCTGTACTGGTAGGCGCCGTGAATGAAACCTTCCATGGTAAGGTTACTGAAGTGGGTGCTGCCGCCGATGCAGCTGCCCGCGCCTTTACGGTAAAGATCACCCTGGACAATCCTCACCTCCTGATCAGACCGGGTATGATCGCTGAAATCAAACTGGCCAGCGGCAATGTGAGCAATATCCTCGCCATTCCGGTGGAAGCGGTGATGCACGACATCGACGGACAAACCTACGTGTACGCAGTAGATCCGCAGCGCCACCAGGCTTTCAAAAGAAAAGTAAGCGTCGGCCAACTTAATGGCAACCTGATGGAGATCACCTCTGGCCTGAATGCCGGCGAACAGATAGTGACCGGCGGTCAGCAAAAACTCAATGACGGTGCTGTTGTTTCTCTCTCTAAATGA
- a CDS encoding DUF2586 family protein, whose translation MGLPKVAITLGNGNLGRTVVTDDGVAGLILTGLENGLISLNQPKVIYSLSDAENLGIKDTNLNFDAYARIKEFYDLAGEGAELYIMLVGDGVNQATIVDPTNAEGAVKLLNAAQGRIRLLGVCFTPSDIYLPLMKDGLDAGTIDAVPKAQQLAETYAAQFKPVRILLEGVNADIEHPETLKNLRTFSDNRVGIVIGSARTNGASVGLVLGRAAAVPVQRNLGRVKDGALPITGAYIAGKKIEDITGVDALHDKGYIFFRTFVGRSGYYINDDPMCAPTTDDYSQLASGRVVDKAITLCYQTYVEELNDEVAIDADGKLSVPVIKYLQSRIETAVNTSMADEISSFSAYVDANQNVLSTGKITVKAAIVPVGYTKTIEILLGFTNPALNQ comes from the coding sequence ATGGGATTACCAAAAGTAGCAATTACATTAGGCAACGGCAATCTTGGCAGAACCGTTGTGACTGATGATGGGGTTGCAGGTTTAATTCTGACGGGTTTAGAAAACGGATTGATTTCGTTGAATCAACCCAAGGTGATCTATAGCCTGAGCGATGCCGAAAACCTGGGTATCAAAGACACCAATTTAAATTTTGATGCATACGCCCGCATCAAGGAATTTTATGACCTGGCTGGTGAAGGTGCAGAGTTGTACATCATGCTTGTTGGCGACGGTGTAAACCAGGCAACGATTGTAGATCCAACCAATGCGGAAGGAGCTGTGAAGCTGCTGAATGCTGCACAGGGACGTATCAGACTGCTGGGTGTATGTTTCACTCCTTCCGACATTTACCTGCCACTCATGAAAGATGGATTAGACGCTGGTACGATTGATGCGGTGCCCAAAGCACAGCAGCTTGCAGAAACTTATGCAGCACAATTCAAGCCTGTACGGATCTTACTGGAAGGTGTCAATGCAGACATCGAACATCCTGAGACCCTGAAAAATCTGCGTACCTTCTCTGATAACCGCGTCGGTATCGTAATCGGTAGTGCACGTACCAATGGCGCTTCTGTGGGCCTTGTACTGGGTCGTGCAGCAGCTGTGCCGGTACAGCGTAACCTGGGTCGTGTCAAAGATGGTGCATTACCAATTACAGGCGCTTATATCGCCGGTAAAAAGATTGAAGACATCACTGGCGTTGATGCGTTGCATGACAAAGGTTACATCTTTTTCCGCACATTCGTAGGTCGCTCCGGTTATTACATCAACGACGATCCTATGTGTGCCCCGACCACCGACGATTACAGTCAGCTCGCATCCGGTCGTGTTGTAGACAAGGCTATCACATTGTGTTATCAGACCTATGTAGAAGAACTGAATGACGAAGTGGCCATCGACGCCGATGGTAAACTCAGCGTGCCTGTTATCAAGTACCTGCAAAGCAGGATTGAAACAGCTGTCAACACCTCTATGGCTGACGAAATCAGCTCCTTTAGCGCTTACGTTGATGCAAATCAGAATGTACTGAGCACCGGTAAAATCACAGTGAAAGCCGCTATCGTACCTGTAGGCTACACCAAAACCATCGAAATATTACTGGGCTTCACCAATCCTGCACTGAACCAGTAA
- a CDS encoding tape measure protein: MADLTTITTDTYKDLLKAADAAFGKIGTWMKNTIDDNNIFVASNKKLGASLGDIEDKFKRIEDLKKKTTSPFTIARLDKIELKWEEDKKDIQDRSDFLNKKGWKENITKKTDAGLDKMIKASPDLLEMGMAAEKAQLGFQRLTGSSTAAANILKDIHQMAATSFFDNDKLQENAKTLLESGVAAEKLMPAMNMLGDVSGSNQAKMDSLTKAFGDMQQVGHLTEDSLKAMNEAGFKPLELMAANGSQSIEELKASMAAGGVSTESVVAALQTATSKGGEFFGVMKEQSETATGKWHYLQEKMSEAGGTIGNALMPTVSNFIDNTLIPLVGWLSAAAGWIAENSELVGFLTTVVAGVVLGYKAWTLAAELLGPAMMASGIGAIFVAVGALIGIIIYAWNTFGWFRGGIMAAWEVLKTFGQFIWDYTIEPIKDLLSGLWGLAKTVWYVFSGDWGKAMESGQQAIDGLTFSGTAAAMKKDVNDIMGLGDKVADTFNAEVNKKKDQANAGPGNGSSGSWQGNFGGGSASGTGASYSSLPPLPPGKGTDKAPVVSFEPDATRKKMSMDNTKDTVSGITTGGARTVNITLQKLFETINITTNTVGEGITNMEQQVTDALLNILKQA; the protein is encoded by the coding sequence ATGGCAGACCTGACTACTATTACAACCGATACCTATAAAGACTTACTGAAAGCAGCAGATGCTGCTTTCGGTAAGATCGGTACCTGGATGAAGAATACGATCGATGACAACAATATATTCGTAGCATCCAACAAAAAGCTTGGCGCCTCATTAGGTGATATTGAAGACAAGTTTAAGCGGATCGAAGACCTGAAAAAGAAAACAACAAGTCCTTTCACCATCGCCCGGCTTGACAAAATAGAACTCAAGTGGGAAGAAGATAAAAAGGATATACAGGATCGAAGCGACTTTCTCAATAAAAAAGGATGGAAAGAGAACATCACAAAGAAAACGGATGCTGGTCTTGACAAAATGATCAAAGCCTCGCCAGACCTGCTCGAAATGGGCATGGCAGCGGAAAAGGCACAACTCGGTTTTCAACGGCTCACAGGTTCCTCCACCGCCGCCGCCAACATCCTGAAAGATATCCACCAGATGGCAGCCACCTCTTTCTTCGACAATGACAAGCTACAGGAAAATGCAAAGACCCTGCTTGAAAGTGGTGTCGCTGCCGAAAAGCTGATGCCTGCCATGAATATGCTAGGTGATGTAAGCGGCAGTAACCAGGCAAAAATGGACTCCCTTACCAAAGCCTTTGGGGATATGCAACAGGTAGGTCATCTGACCGAAGATTCCCTGAAAGCCATGAACGAAGCAGGTTTCAAACCACTTGAGCTGATGGCTGCAAACGGTAGCCAATCCATTGAAGAACTAAAGGCTTCCATGGCAGCAGGAGGAGTCTCTACAGAAAGCGTTGTAGCCGCTTTACAGACCGCTACGTCCAAAGGTGGAGAGTTCTTCGGCGTGATGAAAGAACAGAGCGAAACTGCTACCGGAAAATGGCACTACCTGCAGGAAAAAATGAGCGAAGCAGGAGGTACGATCGGCAATGCCCTCATGCCTACCGTCAGCAACTTTATTGACAACACACTGATACCGCTCGTCGGCTGGTTAAGTGCCGCAGCAGGATGGATCGCTGAAAACTCAGAACTGGTAGGCTTCCTCACCACTGTAGTCGCTGGCGTGGTCCTCGGCTACAAAGCATGGACACTCGCTGCTGAATTATTAGGACCTGCTATGATGGCCAGTGGGATAGGAGCGATCTTCGTGGCTGTCGGTGCATTGATCGGTATCATCATCTATGCCTGGAATACTTTCGGCTGGTTCAGAGGTGGTATCATGGCTGCATGGGAAGTGCTCAAAACCTTTGGCCAGTTTATATGGGACTATACCATTGAACCTATCAAAGATCTGCTCTCCGGTTTGTGGGGCTTAGCAAAAACAGTGTGGTATGTTTTCTCCGGTGACTGGGGCAAGGCCATGGAATCAGGCCAGCAGGCGATAGATGGGCTGACCTTCTCCGGCACCGCAGCAGCGATGAAAAAAGATGTTAATGACATCATGGGCCTAGGCGATAAGGTCGCCGATACTTTCAATGCTGAGGTCAATAAGAAAAAAGATCAGGCAAATGCAGGCCCCGGCAATGGTAGCTCCGGCAGCTGGCAGGGAAATTTCGGAGGCGGATCAGCCAGTGGCACTGGTGCATCCTACTCCTCGTTACCACCCCTTCCTCCCGGCAAAGGAACCGACAAAGCCCCCGTTGTTTCATTTGAACCTGATGCCACCCGCAAAAAGATGTCAATGGACAATACCAAAGACACAGTGTCTGGCATCACCACCGGCGGCGCACGTACTGTAAACATCACCCTGCAAAAGCTCTTCGAAACCATCAACATTACCACCAACACTGTGGGCGAAGGCATTACCAACATGGAGCAACAGGTGACAGATGCACTGCTTAATATTTTAAAACAAGCTTAA